The sequence TTGATTCCTTACAATCCTGTCAGTGAGCATGACCAATATAGTCGGAGTCCAAAAGAACGGGTCATGGCCTTCTATGATACCTTGAAAAAACAAGGTGTTAACTGTGTAGTGCGTCAAGAGCACGGTACAGATATTGATGCTGCCTGTGGCCAATTGCGTTCAAATACCATGAAACGGGACCGGGAGAAAGCGATTGTTCAACATGCGCAACCTTAAACAAGGGCTGATGGATCATACAGAACTAACAAAAAGAGGAAGAAGGCTGTTACGGAGTGGCAGCTTCTTCTATTTTATCCTTTTGTGTCTGATGTGTTTTTTGCCCCAACAGCCAGAGCCAGGTATGGAAACACCGGGTATTCAACATTTCGGTCGCATCGTCGTCCTGCTGGTTCCTCTTAATTCGGTGATGAATCTTGGTCAGATCACCAGTGTCCTCCAACTCATTAAGGTCATTCTCCAAAACATAGCCAATATCTTTTTGTTAAGCCCGCTGGTCTTTCAACTCCTCTGGCTATGGCCCTGGTTGAGGAGTCGCAAACGGGTCTTGTGCTTTGGATTTGTTATGAGCTTGTGGATTGAATGCAGCCAAGTTCTGTTAGATCTCTTGTTTGATGCCAATCGTGTCTTTGAGCTAGATGATTTGTGGACCAATACCTTAGGGGCTTATCTGGCTTATTTAGGCTTTCAGTATTTCCGAGCACGATTGCTGGCAAAAAATGGGGAAATGTAAAATCCGAACATTTTAGTGCCTTTTTGAAATTTTTGTTGACAAAGTCAGAAGCGGGAGCTATAATAGCTTCAAGACATCAGAAAAGTAGAGGTTTTTCTCACTTCCAGGGAGCTTGTGGTGATTGCGAACAAGCAGTGGTGAATCTTGAAATGGGCTGATGCGTTTATGATGATGAATTTGAAACAATAAAAATTCGGTGAGCACACCTTATCGTGCACCCTGTTGTTAGACAGGTCAGAGATGTAGGAGAAAAAATAGCTTCCTACAATTGAGGTGGCACCGCGGTATCGAATCGTCCTCACACAGAGTTTTCTGTGTGAGGTTTTTTGTATCTCAAAGGAACCCAGTGAGACTGCAGCTCAAAGGGCCGGCGAGGGAAAAAGATCATAAACAGAATTGAAGATAGAGAAAAGAGGACACAATCATGACAGAAACAAAAGGCTATTTCGGACAATTTGGTGGATCTTTCGTACCAGAACCGATTCAAAACTTGCTCAATCAATTAGAGGAAACCTTTGAACAGTATAAAAATGACCCAGAATTTATCGCAGAATACAAACATTATTTGAAAGATTATTCTGGACGGGAAACACCGCTTTACTTTGCGGAAAGTTTGACAGAGCATTTAGGTGGGGCAAAAATTTATTTGAAGCGCGAAGACTTGAATCACCTAGGTTCTCATAAATTAAATAACGTCTTGGGGCAAATCCTCTTGGCCAAACGCATGGGCAAAACGCGCGTGATTGCTGAAACAGGAGCAGGTCAACACGGTGTAGCTACAGCAGCTGCGGCAGCTAAGTTTGGCATGGCCTGTGATGTCTACATGGGGGCAGAAGACGTGGAACGCCAACGCTTGAATGTCTTCCGCATGGAAATGATGGGGGCAACCGTCCATGCGGTTGAAACCGGTACTAAGACCTTGAAAGACGCCGTGGATGCTGCGTTTGGAGCATGGATGGCAGATCTGGATGCCTTTTACGTTTTGGGTTCTGCTGTTGGCCCTCACCCTTACCCAACCATTGTGCATGAATTCCAAAAGGTGATCAGTGAAGAATCTAAACGTCAAATCTTGGAAAAAGAAGGTCGTTTGCCGGATTATGTGATTGCCTGTGTCGGTGGTGGCTCTAATGCCATCGGTGCCTTTTCTGAATATGTCGCAGAAGAGGAAGTCGGCTTGATTGGGGTAGAAGCAGCTGGTCATGGCTTGGACACCGATCAACACGCAGCGACCATGACCAAAGGGACTATCGGTGTGGTTGATGGTATGAAGACCTATGCAGTCTTTGGCGAAGATGGAAAAGTAGCGCCAGTTTACTCGATCTCTGCTGGTTTGGACTACCCAGGGGTTGGCCCAGAGCATGCTTTCTTTAAAGATTCTGGTCGTGTAGAATATGTAGCAGCGAC comes from Streptococcus parasanguinis ATCC 15912 and encodes:
- a CDS encoding VanZ family protein, whose translation is MRNLKQGLMDHTELTKRGRRLLRSGSFFYFILLCLMCFLPQQPEPGMETPGIQHFGRIVVLLVPLNSVMNLGQITSVLQLIKVILQNIANIFLLSPLVFQLLWLWPWLRSRKRVLCFGFVMSLWIECSQVLLDLLFDANRVFELDDLWTNTLGAYLAYLGFQYFRARLLAKNGEM
- the trpB gene encoding tryptophan synthase subunit beta — its product is MTETKGYFGQFGGSFVPEPIQNLLNQLEETFEQYKNDPEFIAEYKHYLKDYSGRETPLYFAESLTEHLGGAKIYLKREDLNHLGSHKLNNVLGQILLAKRMGKTRVIAETGAGQHGVATAAAAAKFGMACDVYMGAEDVERQRLNVFRMEMMGATVHAVETGTKTLKDAVDAAFGAWMADLDAFYVLGSAVGPHPYPTIVHEFQKVISEESKRQILEKEGRLPDYVIACVGGGSNAIGAFSEYVAEEEVGLIGVEAAGHGLDTDQHAATMTKGTIGVVDGMKTYAVFGEDGKVAPVYSISAGLDYPGVGPEHAFFKDSGRVEYVAATDDEAVEALLLLSKTEGILPAIESSHAIAEAVKRAPQLDKDKIIIINVSGRGDKDVAAIADYLEAKAAK